One Mycobacterium paraseoulense genomic window, GCCGGGCGCACCACCGAGGTGGCTGCCCAGCCAGTCCAGCGACTCCCGCACGCACGTGCTCAGCCCGGTGGTGAGCAGCTGGGTATGCGTCCACGGGCCCATGGTGAGCGCGACGTCGACGCCCCGCCGGCGCAGATGCCCGTACTGCTGCAACGTCTGCCTGACGAAGATGTCCTGCCAGCCGCCGATCAGCAGGACGGGCACGTCGACGCGGTCCAGGGCGTCGCCGCAGCGCAGCCTGTCCCAGAACGGATCGGTGGGGTCGGCGTGCTCGACCCACGACTCGAACCACGGCGCGCCGGCGCCGAGCAGCGCCCGGGCCGTCTCGCCCACCGGCAGCCCCAGTGCCGCCCGGGTCACGTGGCGGCGGTTCTGCAGCTGGCGCAGCGCGGACCGGGCGCGCACCCGATCCTCCTGGTGGGCGACCATGTCGCTCCAGCCCAGGAAGTCGTTGATCGCGAACGAGCCGGTGCCCCACACCGAGGCGTTGAAGTCGTGCGGCCCCACGGTGATGACGGCGGCGGCGAGCTCCGGCGGCGGATCGGTGAGCAGCGCCCACTGGGTGTATCCGAGGTAGGACAGGCCGACGGTGGCGAAGCGGCCGGTGAACCAGGGCTGCTCGCGCAGCCAGGCCACCGTGTCGGCGCCGTCGGCGGCTTCGCTGGCCATCGGCTCGAAATCCCCGCCGGAGCCGAACGTGCCGCGGACGCTCTGCAGCACGACGTGGTAGCCGCGCGCCGCGTACAGCGCCGCGAACACCAGCGAGAACGGGAAGGCGCGCCCGTAGGGACCCCGGACCAGCAGGGTGCCGGCCGCCGCCGCGGTGGTTGGTGCGTAGTGATCGGCCACCAGCTCGACGCCGTCGCGCATCGGCACCCGGACCCGTTCCACGGCGTAATCGGTGGTCGCCGCAGGCAGGCCCAGCAGCCGGCCGACGGCCTTGCCGCCGAGGTGTCGCAGCGTGTGCAGCGAGGGCTGGACGGCGCGCGTCGAGGTGATACTCACGGTGCCCAGGTTAAGGCCGGGCCGCCGTCAGAATTTGTAATAGGGCGTGAGGTCGTTCGCGCGCTGCAGGTTGGTGGACATGCAGTCGACCTCGGGGTTGGAGTAGACGGTCGAGTAGTAGAGCGCCTGCTGCAGCACGCCGTAGCTGGTCTTGAACGCGACCATGCAGGAGTAATACCAGTAGCTGTTGTGATACGTCGGCTTGAGCACCCAGTACTGCGCGGCGCGGTGGCCCGCGATCGTGGTCTCGACGGCGTCGGCCGGCAGCGACGCCTCGTAGGTGCGCCAGATGATGGGCTCGACGGCCAGCTGGTAGTTACCCGCGTCGAAGTGGCAGCGCAGGCCGTCTTCGTGCTCGGGCGGCGTGAAGGCCAGCCCGAGCCGCTGCACCGCGTCGAACGGGATGTCCTCGCACGCGTCGAACGGCCGCGGGTCGGTGGTCGCCACGATCGGGCTCTTCATGGTGGTTTCCAGCGGCGCCGCCGTCGAGCGCAGCTCGACGCGCCCGCCGCCCGTCGGGCCCGGCGCGGCGCCCTGCCAGCCCGCCGTGCCTGCTACGGCCGCCGCGACGAGGGCTCCGACCGCCCCGATCAGACGCACCTTGGCGAACACGACACCCCCTGACGGCTCGGCGCTCCTTGCCCGGGAGTGTACAAGTCGCGTCGCCGAGACCACAGTGAAACAAGAACACGTTCCAATGCCGCGGGCAAGGGCCCGCCCCGACCGGCCGACGCCCACGGGTCATTAGTCTGGTTAATCGTGGCTGGTCAAAATGCGGGGCACGAATCGACCAACGGGGGGCAGCCGACGCTGTGGGCCGTGTCCGATCTGCACACCGGACACCTGGGCAACAAGCCGGTCACCGAATCGCTGCACCCGTCCTCGCCGGAGGATTGGCTGATCGTCGCCGGCGACGTCGCCGAGCGCACCGACGAGATCCGGTGGGCACTCGACCTGCTGCGCCGGCGGTTCGCCAAGGTGATCTGGGTGCCCGGCAACCACGAGCTGTGGACCACGACGCGTGACCCCGTGCAGATCTTCGGCAAGGCCCGCTACGACTACCTGGTCAACATGTGCGACGAGATGGGCGTCGTCACGCCGGAGCATCCCTTCCCGGTGTGGACCGAGCGCGGCGGCCCGGCGACGATCGTGCCGATGTTCTTGCTGTACGACTACAGCTTCCTGCCCGAGGGGGCGACGAGCAAAGCCGAGGGCCTGACCATCGCGCGGGAGCGCAACGTGGTCGCCACCGACGAGTTCCTGCTGTCCTCGGAGCCGTACCCCACCCGGGAGGCCTGGTGCCGGGAGCGGCTCGCCACCACGCGGGCCCGTCTCGAGAAGCTCGACTGGATGACACCGACCGTCCTGGTGAACCATTTCCCCCTGGTCCGCGAGCCCTGCGACGCGCTGTTCTACCCGGAGTTCTCGCTGTGGTGCGGAACCACCAAGACCGCCGACTGGCACACCCGCTACAACGCCGTGTGTTCGGTCTACGGTCACCTGCACATCCCGCGCACCACCTGGTACGACGACGTGCGCTTCGAGGAGGTGTCGGTGGGCTACCCACGGGAGTGGCGGCGCCGCAAGCCGCACAGCTGGCTGCGCCAGGTGTTGCCCGATCCGCAATACGCGCCCGGCTACCTCAACGACTTCGGCGGTCACTTCGAGATCACTCCCGAGATGCGGCAGCAGGCCGCCCAGTTCCGGGAACGGTTGCGGCAGCGGCAATCACGATGACCGGGGAGATGCTGGTTTCCTCGGTGCTGCCGGCATCCGACGGTCTGGCGTACTCCGAGGTCTACACCGATCCGCCCGACCTTGCCCCGCTGCCCGAGGAAGAGCCGCTGATCGCCAGGTCGGTGGCCAAGCGGCGCAACGAATTCATCACCGTCCGGCACTGCGCGCGCGTCGCGCTGGGCGAGCTCGGCCTGCCGCCGGTGCCGATCCTCAAGGGCGAGAAGGGCGAACCGTGCTGGCCCGACGGTGTGGTGGGCAGCCTCACCCACTGCACCGGCTACCGCGGTGCGGTGGTGGGACGCGCCGAAGCGGTGCGCTCGGTGGGCATCGACGCCGAACCGCACGACGTGCTGCCCGACGGCGTGCTGAACGCGATCAGCCTGCCGGAGGAGCGGCACGAACTCGCGACGTTGCCCGAAGGCCTGCATTGGGACCGAATCCTGTTCTGCGCCAAGGAGGCGACGTACAAGGCCTGGTTTCCGTTGACCAAGCGCTGGCTGGGTTTCGAGGACGCCCACATCGTGTTCGACCTCGACCCGCCCGACCGGGGCACGACCGGGGTGTTCGTGTCCAAGATCCTGATCGACGGCCAGGCCCTCGACGGCCCCCCGCTGACCGCGCTGAGGGGCCGGTGGTCGGTGGAGCGGGGGCTGGTGCTGACCGCGATCGTGCTATGACGCAAAGCCCTACCGGGCCCGGCATCGTCGTCGTCGACAAGCCGGCCGGGATGACCAGCCACGACGTGGTGGCGCGCTGCCGTCGCATCTTCGCCACCCGCAGGGTGGGCCACGCGGGGACGCTGGACCCGATGGCCACCGGCGTGCTGGTGATCGGCGTCGACCGTGCCACCAAGACCCTCGGCCTGTTGACGGCGGCCTCCAAGTCCTACGCCGCCACCATCCGGCTCGGCCAGACCACCTCCACCGAGGACGCCGAAGGCGAAGTGCTGCACAGCGTCTCGGCCGCGCACCTGACGCGCGAGGCGATCGCCGCCGCGGTCGCGGGCCTGCGCGGCGACATCGAGCAGGTGCCGTCGGCGGTCAGCGCGATCAAGGTGGACGGCCGGCGCGCCTACCGGCTGGTCCGCGAGGGTCAGACCGTCCAACTGCAGGCCCGGCCGGTGCGCATCGACCGGTTCGAGGTGCTCGACGTCCGGTCCGACGGCCGGTTCCTCGACGTGGACGTGGAGGTCGACTGCTCGTCGGGAACCTACATCCGCGCGCTGGCCCGCGACGTCGGTGCCGCGCTCGGCGTGGGCGGGCACCTGACGGCGCTGCGGCGCACCGGCGTCGGGCGCTTCACTCTCGAGCAGGCCCGCACGCTCGACGACCTGGCCGAGCGGCCCGGGCTGTCGCTGACCCTGGACGAGGCGTGCCTGCTGACCTTTCCCCGCCGCGACCTGACCGCCGACGAGGCCGAGGCGACGGCCAACGGGCGCCCGCTGTCGCCGGCCGGCATCGACGGCGTCTACGCCGGCCGCGGCCCCGACGGCCGGGTGATCGCGCTGCTGCGCGACGAGGGGCCGCGCACCAAATCGGTGGTCGTGATCCGCCCGGCGACGCTGGAGGAATAGGCTGTGACGCGGATCTCCTCAAGCCTGTCGAAGTAAGGGGCGCGCTATGTCCAACAAGGTGTATGTGGTCGGCGTCGGCATGACGAAATTCGAGAAGCCGGGCCGCCGCGAGGGCTGGGACTACCCGGACATGGCACGGGAGTCGGGGACCAATGCCCTGGCCGACGCCGGCGTGGACTACCGCGAGGTGCAGCAGGGCTACGTCGGCTACGTCGCCGGCGATTCGACGTCCGGGCAGCGAGCGCTCTACGAGCTCGGCATGACCGGCATTCCGATCGTCAACGTCAACAACAACTGCTCGACCGGTTCGACCGCGCTTTTCCTGGCGGCCCAGGCCATCCGCGGCGGGATCGTCGACTGCGCGATCGCGCTCGGCTTCGAGAAGATGCAACCCGGCGCGCTGAGCGGGGGAGCCCAGGACCGCGAATCGCCGATGGGCAAACACGTCAAGGCGATGGCCGAGATCGACGAGTTCGCGATGCCCGTCGCGCCGTGGATGTTCGGCGCCGCCGGCCGCGAGCACATGCGGCAATACGGCACCACCGCAGAGCATTTCGCCAAGATCGGCTACAAGAATCACAAGCACTCGGTCAACAACCCGTTCGCGCAGTTCCAAGAGTCATACACTCTCGACGACATCCTGGCCGCGCGCATGATTTCCGACCCGCTGACCAAGTTGCAGTGTTCGCCGACGTCCGACGGTTCCGGCGCGGCGATCCTGGCCTCGGAGAGCTTCGTCGACAGCCACGGGTTGGCCGGCCAGGCGGTGGAGATCGTCGGCCAGGCGATGACGACCGACTTCGCGTCGACCTTCGACGGCAGCGCCAAGAACCTGATCGGCTACGACATGAATGTTCAGGCCGCACAACAGGTTTACGACCGCTGCGGGTTGGGTCCCGAGGACTTCCAGGTGATCGAGCTGCACGACTGCTTCTCGGCCAACGAGCTGCTGCTGTACGAGGCGCTGGGTCTGTGCGGCCCGGGCGAGGCGCCCAAGCTGATCGACAACGGCGACACCACCTACGGCGGGCGCTGGGTGGTCAACCCGTCGGGCGGCCTGATCTCCAAGGGCCATCCGCTGGGTGCCACCGGGCTGGCGCAGTGCGCCGAGCTGACATGGCAGCTGCGCGGCTCCGCCGACAAGCGTCAGGTCGAAAACGTCAGCGCCGCACTGCAACACAACATCGGGCTGGGTGGCGCGGCCGTCGTCACCGCCTATCAGCGCGCCGAACGCTGACCCGATGATCGAGTGGTCCGACGCGGACCTGATGGTCCGGGATGCGGTCCGTCAGTTCATCGACAAAGAGATTCGTCCGCACCTCGACGAATTGGAAACCGGTGCGATGTCGCCGTACCCGATCGCGCGCAAGCTCTTCAGCCAGTTCGGTCTCGACGTCATGGCCGCCGAATCGGTCAAGTCGATGCTGGAGCGCGAGCGCGCCAGGCAAGCGGGCCACGCGCGCGACGAAGAGCCTTCCGGCGCAGGCAGTCCCGGCGGGATGGCCGCCCAGGCGTCGATGGTCGCCATGCTGGTCTCCGAGCTCGCCGGCGTGAGCATCGGGTTGTTGAGCACCGTCTCGGTCAGCCTCGGCCTGGGGGCGACAACGATCATGAGCCGCGGCACGCTGGCCCAGAAGGAACGCTGGCTGCCCGGGCTGATGACGCTGGAGAAGATCGCGGCGTGGGCCATCACCGAGCCGGACTCCGGCTCGGACGCGTTCGGCGGCATGAAGACCACCGTCAGACGGGACGGTGACGACTACCTCCTCAACGGGCAGAAGACTTTCATCACCAACGGGCCCTACGCCGACGTCCTGGTGGTGTACGCCAAACTCGACGACGGCTCATCCCCGGACACGCAGGGCAGGCGCAACCGGCCGGTGCTGGTGTTCGTGCTCGACTCCGGCATGCCGGGCCTGACGCAGGGCAAGCCGTTCAAGAAGATGGGCATGATGTCGTCGCCGACGGGCGAATTGTTCTTCGACAACGTGCGGCTGGGCCGCGACCGGCTGCTGGGGGAGAGCGAGCAGCACGCCGGCGGGGACGGTCGCGACAGCGCGCGTGACAATTTCGCCGCCGAGCGGATCGGGATCGCGATGATGGCGCTGGGCATCATCAACGAATGTCACCGGCTCTGCGTCGATTACGCGAAGACGCGCACCCTGTGGGGCAAGAACATCGGGCAGTTCCAGCTGATCCAGCTCAAGCTGGCCAAGATGGAGATCGCCCGAATGAACGTGCAGAACATGGTGTTTCACACGATCGAGCGGCAGCAGGCGGGCAAACCGCTGACGCTGGCCGAGGCCTCGGCCATCAAGCTGTACTCGTCGGAGGCGGCCACCGACGTCGCGATGGAGGCCGTCCAGCTCTTCGGCGGCAACGGCTACATGGCCGAGTACCGGGTGGAGCAGCTCGCCCGCGACGCGAAGTCGTTGATGATCTACGCGGGCAGCAACGAGGTCCAGGTCACCCACATCGCCAAGGGGTTGTTGAGCTAGGTGGACGCAGTCACCCAGATCGCCCGCGCGGCCGGGCTGCCCAGGTCGACCGTCGTCTCCGCGCCGTCGCCGGATTCGATCGCCACCGAGATCATGCCGGCGAACTCGCGGCGGGTGAGCACCCGTAGCCGCGAGTCGAGATTGATGCCGACGTCGGCGAAGTAGCGCAGCATCTGCGGGTCGGCGTCGGAGATGCGGGCCACGGTTCCGGTGTCTCCGTCGACGCACGCCCACAGCTGGCGGGCCGGCGGGGTGGGCACCTGCCCGTCCGAAGCCGGGATCGGGTCGCCGTGCGGGTCGCGTTGCGGGAACCCCAGCTTGGCGTCGATGCGGGCCACCAACCGATCCGATACCGCGTGCTCGAGGACCTCGGCCTCGTCGTGCACCTCATCCCAGCCGTAGCCGAGCTCGTTGACCAGGAAGGTCTCCAGGAGCCGATGCCGGCGCACCATCGCCAGCGCCGCGCGCCGGCCCGCCTCGGTCAGGGACACGGCCCCGTATTTCTCGTGGTCGACCAGGCCCTGTTCGGCGAGTTTGCGGATCGACTCCGAGGCCGTGCTGGCCGACACCCCGATCTTCTCGGCCAGCATCTTGGTGCTGACCTTTCGCGGCGCGTCCTTGGGGGACCACTCCTGGGCGTTCCAGATGACCTTGAGGTAATCCTGGCCGACCGCGGTGAGACCGCCACGCTCCTCGTCAGCCCGCACGACGACTCTCCTGACGACCCCTCACAACGACAAAGTTTAGGCAACCCACGCCCGATCGTGTGCTCCACGCCACCCTCGCGGCGGCGGATCTCCCGGTCGGCGACGGGGAGCCGTAGGCTTGCGGTCGTGCAGCGGTGGCGCGGCCAAGACGAGATCCCCACGGACTGGGGCAGATGTGTGCTCACCATCGGCGTGTTCGATGGTGTGCACCGGGGCCATGCCGAACTGATCGCCCATGCGGTGAAGGCCGGGCGGGCGCGCAACGTGCCGACCGTGCTGATGACCTTCGACCCGCACCCGATGGAAGTGGTCTACCCCGGCAGCCATCCGGCACAGCTGACGACGCTGGCGCGGCGCGCCGAGCTGGTCGAGGAGATGGGCATCGACGTCTTCCTGGTGATGCCGTTCACCAGCGATTTCATGAAGCTCACCCCGGAGCGCTACGTCCACGAGCTGCTGGTGGAGCACCTGCACGTGGTGGAGGTCGTGGTGGGCGAGAACTTCACCTTCGGCAAGAAGGCGGCCGGCAACGTCGAGACCCTGCGGCGCGCCGGGGAGCGCTTCGGGTTCGCGGTGGAGTCGATGTCGCTGCTGTCCGAACACCACAGCAACGAGACGGTCACGTTCTCCTCCACCTACATCCGATCCTGCGTCGAC contains:
- the truB gene encoding tRNA pseudouridine(55) synthase TruB, encoding MTQSPTGPGIVVVDKPAGMTSHDVVARCRRIFATRRVGHAGTLDPMATGVLVIGVDRATKTLGLLTAASKSYAATIRLGQTTSTEDAEGEVLHSVSAAHLTREAIAAAVAGLRGDIEQVPSAVSAIKVDGRRAYRLVREGQTVQLQARPVRIDRFEVLDVRSDGRFLDVDVEVDCSSGTYIRALARDVGAALGVGGHLTALRRTGVGRFTLEQARTLDDLAERPGLSLTLDEACLLTFPRRDLTADEAEATANGRPLSPAGIDGVYAGRGPDGRVIALLRDEGPRTKSVVVIRPATLEE
- a CDS encoding DUF3558 domain-containing protein, whose product is MFAKVRLIGAVGALVAAAVAGTAGWQGAAPGPTGGGRVELRSTAAPLETTMKSPIVATTDPRPFDACEDIPFDAVQRLGLAFTPPEHEDGLRCHFDAGNYQLAVEPIIWRTYEASLPADAVETTIAGHRAAQYWVLKPTYHNSYWYYSCMVAFKTSYGVLQQALYYSTVYSNPEVDCMSTNLQRANDLTPYYKF
- a CDS encoding bifunctional riboflavin kinase/FAD synthetase: MQRWRGQDEIPTDWGRCVLTIGVFDGVHRGHAELIAHAVKAGRARNVPTVLMTFDPHPMEVVYPGSHPAQLTTLARRAELVEEMGIDVFLVMPFTSDFMKLTPERYVHELLVEHLHVVEVVVGENFTFGKKAAGNVETLRRAGERFGFAVESMSLLSEHHSNETVTFSSTYIRSCVDAGDVVTAMEALGRPHRVEGVVVRGEGRGMELGFPTANVAPPMYSAIPADGVYAAWFTLLGHGPVTGTVVPGERYQAAVSVGTNPTFSGRTRTVEAFVLDTTADLYGQYVALDFVARIRGQRKFDSVQALIEAMGNDTDRARTMLSAQG
- a CDS encoding CocE/NonD family hydrolase; this translates as MSITSTRAVQPSLHTLRHLGGKAVGRLLGLPAATTDYAVERVRVPMRDGVELVADHYAPTTAAAAGTLLVRGPYGRAFPFSLVFAALYAARGYHVVLQSVRGTFGSGGDFEPMASEAADGADTVAWLREQPWFTGRFATVGLSYLGYTQWALLTDPPPELAAAVITVGPHDFNASVWGTGSFAINDFLGWSDMVAHQEDRVRARSALRQLQNRRHVTRAALGLPVGETARALLGAGAPWFESWVEHADPTDPFWDRLRCGDALDRVDVPVLLIGGWQDIFVRQTLQQYGHLRRRGVDVALTMGPWTHTQLLTTGLSTCVRESLDWLGSHLGGAPGPHRPSRVHVYVTGSDKGQGWRNVADWPPATTERALYLRPGGHLGETAPTDLTRLAPATFRYDPADPTPTTGGPLLSPNGGYRDDSRLASRDDVLAFTSLTLTHDVCVYGSPAVELAHGTDNPHADLFVRVSEVDAKGRSTNVSDGYRRLGAIAKNSRKTVRVELDGIAHRFRAGSRIRVLIAGSWFPRYARNLGTGEPTLTGRQSKPVTHTVRYGRSRLLLPVGPGDLSGNGAADAGGDLG
- the mntR gene encoding manganese-binding transcriptional regulator MntR codes for the protein MRADEERGGLTAVGQDYLKVIWNAQEWSPKDAPRKVSTKMLAEKIGVSASTASESIRKLAEQGLVDHEKYGAVSLTEAGRRAALAMVRRHRLLETFLVNELGYGWDEVHDEAEVLEHAVSDRLVARIDAKLGFPQRDPHGDPIPASDGQVPTPPARQLWACVDGDTGTVARISDADPQMLRYFADVGINLDSRLRVLTRREFAGMISVAIESGDGAETTVDLGSPAARAIWVTAST
- a CDS encoding lipid-transfer protein, which codes for MSNKVYVVGVGMTKFEKPGRREGWDYPDMARESGTNALADAGVDYREVQQGYVGYVAGDSTSGQRALYELGMTGIPIVNVNNNCSTGSTALFLAAQAIRGGIVDCAIALGFEKMQPGALSGGAQDRESPMGKHVKAMAEIDEFAMPVAPWMFGAAGREHMRQYGTTAEHFAKIGYKNHKHSVNNPFAQFQESYTLDDILAARMISDPLTKLQCSPTSDGSGAAILASESFVDSHGLAGQAVEIVGQAMTTDFASTFDGSAKNLIGYDMNVQAAQQVYDRCGLGPEDFQVIELHDCFSANELLLYEALGLCGPGEAPKLIDNGDTTYGGRWVVNPSGGLISKGHPLGATGLAQCAELTWQLRGSADKRQVENVSAALQHNIGLGGAAVVTAYQRAER
- the pptT gene encoding 4'-phosphopantetheinyl transferase PptT: MTGEMLVSSVLPASDGLAYSEVYTDPPDLAPLPEEEPLIARSVAKRRNEFITVRHCARVALGELGLPPVPILKGEKGEPCWPDGVVGSLTHCTGYRGAVVGRAEAVRSVGIDAEPHDVLPDGVLNAISLPEERHELATLPEGLHWDRILFCAKEATYKAWFPLTKRWLGFEDAHIVFDLDPPDRGTTGVFVSKILIDGQALDGPPLTALRGRWSVERGLVLTAIVL
- a CDS encoding metallophosphoesterase family protein, translated to MAGQNAGHESTNGGQPTLWAVSDLHTGHLGNKPVTESLHPSSPEDWLIVAGDVAERTDEIRWALDLLRRRFAKVIWVPGNHELWTTTRDPVQIFGKARYDYLVNMCDEMGVVTPEHPFPVWTERGGPATIVPMFLLYDYSFLPEGATSKAEGLTIARERNVVATDEFLLSSEPYPTREAWCRERLATTRARLEKLDWMTPTVLVNHFPLVREPCDALFYPEFSLWCGTTKTADWHTRYNAVCSVYGHLHIPRTTWYDDVRFEEVSVGYPREWRRRKPHSWLRQVLPDPQYAPGYLNDFGGHFEITPEMRQQAAQFRERLRQRQSR
- a CDS encoding acyl-CoA dehydrogenase family protein → MIEWSDADLMVRDAVRQFIDKEIRPHLDELETGAMSPYPIARKLFSQFGLDVMAAESVKSMLERERARQAGHARDEEPSGAGSPGGMAAQASMVAMLVSELAGVSIGLLSTVSVSLGLGATTIMSRGTLAQKERWLPGLMTLEKIAAWAITEPDSGSDAFGGMKTTVRRDGDDYLLNGQKTFITNGPYADVLVVYAKLDDGSSPDTQGRRNRPVLVFVLDSGMPGLTQGKPFKKMGMMSSPTGELFFDNVRLGRDRLLGESEQHAGGDGRDSARDNFAAERIGIAMMALGIINECHRLCVDYAKTRTLWGKNIGQFQLIQLKLAKMEIARMNVQNMVFHTIERQQAGKPLTLAEASAIKLYSSEAATDVAMEAVQLFGGNGYMAEYRVEQLARDAKSLMIYAGSNEVQVTHIAKGLLS